The DNA region TCCTGACTATCAATATCAGGCTCGTCTATCATCGTTAGCTGCTCTTGCGCTTGCCGTTGCTGACTTTCGACTCGACTAACCAACGTCTGCAAGTGTTGCCGTTGCGATTCAATCTGTTGTATCTGAAGCACACAATCTTGATGTGCCTTTTGAACCTGACCTAATGCGGTTTGCGCTTGTTGGCGAGAAGCTTGCAACTGAGCACGACGTTCTTGCCAATCTCCGTCCTCGCCGTCTTGCTGCTGTGACTGCAATAACGCATAGTGTTCGGATAACTCTTGATGTTCAATTTGCAGCGTTTCAAGCTGTTCTTGCAGCGAAATTTGGCGATCTTCAAGTCCTTGTTGCTTGCCTGCAAGCGCAGTCAGTTGCTGTTGTTGCCATTGCAGCTTTTCCGAACAGCTTAAATACTGCCCTTGCACATCACTTAAATGTTCTCGCTGTTGTTCGCGGCGCTGTTGCAACTCAACACTTGTTAATTTCTTCTCGCTTAAAGCGTCGTTAATGAGTGCTAGTTTCTGCTCAAGGCTCTGCAGCTCGCTCATGACAGACTGCAACTCTTGTTGCTGCGCAATTTGGCTATTCTCAGCAGCAACTTGCGGCGCTTGATAGCCACCGGCAGACCAGCACTGACCCTCCTGATTAATCGCCGTGACCGAAGAGTCCTCATTCGCCAATTGAGCATCTGAACGACAGGTTATCTGATTGAGTAGCGGCCACTGACGCAGTGGCCCACTTAGTTGCATCGCCATACTATCTTGCGTGATTTGATGCTTTTGCAGGATGACGAGTTTTGCACCTAAATGCTGGGGCCAATGCTGTGGGCGTTCTTCCAGCACCCAAGCATCTAGCCAACCGGAAACCACTTGCTCAGTAGCTAACTGCCAAGTGTCGTTCACTTGAAGTAGCTCTCGCACTTGACCTAGTGGTTCGATGCCCTGCTCCTGTAACCATTGACTTACCGCCTGTGGCCAGTTTTCAGCTTGTGCAGCCTGCAATAAATGCTCTAGAGAACGCTGTTGTCCCAGTAACTGCTGTTGCTGGCTTTGCAATTGCTCACGCTGCACTTGCAGTTCCTCAGTTTCAGTCAAAGCCTCGGTCAATTGTGAGTCTGTCGCCTTTAACTGTTCCTGCAACTGCGCGCGAGCGGCTGACAAATCATCTAATTGTTGTTGTAACTGTGAGTCAGAAAGGTTTGCAAATTCGCGCTGAAGCTCGTCCAGTTCTTGGCGCACCCGCTGCAACTCATCTTGATGGTGTTGAATTTGGTGTTCAGCGCGTTGTTGCTGTAACTGAACCTGTTGTTGCTGATCGCGATGTTGTTGAAGCTCATTCAGGTGGCGCTGATAATCATCTTGCCATTGCATCCAAGCCTGCTCTTCGGTTTCAAGTCGCACTTGGGCTTCTTGCAACTGTTGCTCAGCAATCTCTAATTCCGGCGTGAGCAACTCACGTTGCTGTTCAAGTTCCTGCCACTGGGCCTTGTCATCCTGCAAGGTCTGTTCAAGTTGAGTCAGTTCCGCTTGCAATTGATGGCGGCGTTGCTCGCGTTGTTGCTGCTGCTGGCGAACCGCTTGCAATTCATGTTCATGGCGCGTGATATCATTACCGAGTTGATAGAACTGCTGCTGAATAGCATCCAGTTTTTGTTTGGTTTCTTCGGCTAGTTCGCGTAACTCAATAGTTCCACGTTCACTACCACGTTGCTCCGCCAACCAACGCTCAAGTTCGGTTTCTTGCTCGCGAATTGAGCTGCGAATTTGTTCGGCTTGTTGCTCTTGTGCTAACCAACGTAGCGCTTGCAATTCGGCTTTGTATTTTCGTTCTTGCGCTTTTAGGTCTTTATACCGTCTAGCTGCTGCAGCTTGGCGTTGCAGCTTATCAAGTTGAGTTCCAAGCTCATCGCGCACGTCATTCAAACGATCAAGGTTATCGCGAGTGTGCTGCATGCGATTTTCGGTTTCGCGGCGGCGTTCTTTATATTTTGATATACCTGCAGCTTCTTCGATGAAAATACGAAGTTCTTGCGGTTTTGACTCAATTAGACGAGAAATCATGCCTTGTTCAATAATGGCATAACTGCGAGGCCCAAGACCGGTACCTAAAAATAAATCAGTGATGTCCCGACGTCGGCATTTACTGTTGTTCAGAAAGTAATCGGAACGACCATCGCGAGTAACTAAGCGTTTAACCGAAATTTCGGCGTAGTTAGCGTATTCGCCTTGAATACGTCCAGAGCTGTTATCAAAGACGAGTTCGACACTGGCTTGAGATACAGGTTTACGCGAACTGGAGCCATTAAATATGACATCCGTCATGGCATCACCACGCAGGTTTTTCGCCGAGCTCTCACCAAGAACCCAGCGTACCGCATCTATTACGTTTGATTTACCGCAGCCGTTGGGTCCAACAACACACGTCATTTGATGTGGAAATGGAACCTTGGTGGGGTCTACAAACGATTTGAAACCAACCAGTTTAATGTGTTTTAGGCGCATTTATAATCGTTGTCAGTTCGCTACCAAAAAGAGGAAACATCCCGTGTTTTTATATGGTTTCGACATTAGCAGATAATCGATAATTTTGTAATAGCTTTACACGTTCTAGAATGATTAACTAATGCTTACAGTTTCAAGAAATTAGTAACGTTGAGACAAGTTATAATTGTCTCACTGCGCTCGCTGCACACAAAAAGCAAGCATTGAGTCATGTTATTACTTAAATTCAATATACGGGGAAGCTATGCACGTTTACAGTGAGTTTGGCGGTAGCTACATACAGAGAGGCTTTGAGCTTGCCTTCCAAAAGGGACTACGCCGTTACGTATTAATACCACTTACTATTAATATCGTTCTATTTAGTGTCGCTATTTACGCTACGTTCCATTACACAACGATTGGTGTTGAGAAGCTTATGGCCTGGTTGCCAGGTTACTTATATTGGTTAGAGGTACTTTTGTGGCCATTGATTGTGATTGGAATTGTGCTGATTTTTGCACTGACTTTTACCAGCGTGGCCAATATCATCGCCTCGCCCTTTAACAGTCTTTTAGCTGAACAAGTCGAGATTAGATTAACTGGCAAAGGCCCAATTGACGGCGGTGTGGCTGGGATGGTTCGAGATATTCCACGAATTATCGGACGCGAGCTTCAAAAGATTATTTATTTCATTCCCCGTATTCTTGGGTTCGGTTTATTACTTTTATTTGTCCCGATTATTGGTCAGATTCTATGGTTTCTTTTTAGTGGTTGGATGATGACCATTCAATATGCCGACTACCCATTTGATAACCACAAAATTCCGTTCCGAACCATGCGTCACGAATTATGGCGTCGCTCTGGAAAGAGTTTATCGTTCGGTTGTATTGTTGCCGTATTGGCAAGTATTCCGCTAGTAAACTTAGTGATGATACCCTTAGCAGTATGCGGTGCGACCGCAATGTGGGTAGATCACATTCAATCTGCGATGAATAGATCTAGCAATCATTCTTTAACATGATTATCATTTTTTTAAAGTTTACATCTGATAATTGCACATGATTATGATTCATCGAGGCATTGTTTACAGTTTAATGATTTTGCTGACCAGCTGGAGTCACAGCTCGAATGCAGATCCTCACGAGATTGTGTGGGCAGCGAATATTTCGCCACCCTTTCACATCGCTTCTGGCCCTTACGCACAGCAAGGGCTTTGCGATGCGCTCGTTGACGCATTCACCCAAGCAATGCCCGAAACGAATCAAAAAGTGGAATATTTACCGCAAATGCGAATTGGTATGCTGTGGGAGCGAGAAAAGAATATCTGTTTTCCATGCATGATTCATCGAGATGAAGAGCAAGAGTTGATCGCCTTTTCGAAGCCTACCCATACTTACCCAACGCATGGCATCATCACCCGTCCTGAACTTGTGCCAGAGTTAACGAAAAAATATGGCAATCCGCTTGATTTAGAACTGATGCTGCAAGATCAACGGTATCGATTTGGCCAACCTGTCGGTCGACTATACGGCAAGCTGCAACCCTTGCTTGAAAAATACCTACTTGGCACTTCTCAACACACAGATATTTCTGGCGATACTGCCAACACCAGCATGATGTCGATGATCTTAAGCAATCGTCTCGATTTTACTATTGATTATCCGATGGTGAAACGCTATTACGAAGAAACCGAAGGGCGATCTCTCGCATTTTTGCCGGTAACACAATTAATGAATGACATTATTGTTGGTGCGGTCGCTTGTACCAAAAATGCTTGGGGTGACGAAACCGTCAGGCGAATCAATGAAGTCATTCCTAAAGTTCAAAACAACGCCAATTTTATTCAAGCTCAAGAGCTGTGGCTAAAAAATGCAATCAACAGTGCCAATTAGCATGAGATAAAATAAGCGTGATATAATTGCGCTTGTTTATTTTATCTGTAACTAATTGAGCGCATCATGACCGTTGAAAAATTCCAGCCTGCCGCCGTGACTAATGACTCAGCTGCGCGGATTGGCTTCGTCAGCTTAGGCTGCCCGAAAAACCTCGTCGATTCTGAACGAATTCTTACCCAACTTCGTACCGAAGGCTACGACATTGTAAACAGCTACAACAACGCCGATATGGTTATTGTGAACACTTGTGGCTTTATCGATTCTGCCGTACAAGAATCACTCGATGCGATTGGTGAAGCACTCAACGAAAATGGCAAAGTGATTGTCACTGGCTGCCTTGGCGCAAAGGACGATGAAATTCGAGAAGTACACCCGAACGTCTTGGCTATTACCGGCCCTCATGCCTATGAAGAAGTCATGGGGCACGTACATCAGTACGTACCAAAACCAACGAAAATCCCTTTTGAGAACCTCGTTCCTGAAACCGGTGTGAAACTTACACCGCGTCATTTTGCCTACTTAAAGATCTCTGAGGGCTGTAACCACCGCTGCACGTTCTGCATCATTCCAAGCATGCGCGGCGATCTTGTCAGTCGACCTATCGGTGATGTATTAAGCGAAGCACAGCGTCTTGCGAATGCCGGCGTGAAAGAATTACTAGTCATTTCACAAGATACCAGTGCTTATGGCGTTGATGTGAAACACAAAACTGGGTTTTGGGAAGGTCAACCGGTTAAAACGAGCATGCTTGCGCTGTGCGAAGCGCTTGGACAACTCGGAGTTTGGGTTCGTCTACATTACGTTTACCCGTACCCAAGTGTGGATGACGTGATTCCATTAATGGCAGAGGGTAAATTACTCCCCTACTTAGATATTCCATTGCAGCATGCCAATAAACGCATTCTCAAACTGATGAAGCGCCCAGGCTCAGCTGATCGCACATTAGAGCGCATTCGCAAATGGCGTGAAATTTGTCCGGATTTAACCATTCGCAGTACCTTCATTGTTGGTTTCCCTAGTGAAACTGAAGAAGAGTTTGAAGAGCTATTACAATTTTTACGTGATGCGCAGCTTGATCGCGTTGGTTGTTTCACCTACTCCGATGTTGAAGGTGCTAAGGCCAACGAATTGCCTGACCCGGTTCCAGAAGAAGTGAAACAGCAACGCTATGCGCGATTTATGGAAGTTCAGCAAGAAATTAGTGCCGCACGCCTACAGGCCAAGATTGGCCGCACACTGAGCGTATTAATTGATGAAGTGGATGAAGAAGGCGCTATTGGTCGCAGCTATGCCGATGCACCTGAAATTGATGGCTTAGTCTATTTAAATGGCGAATTTAACGTGCAACCCGGTGACCGAGTCGATGTATTGATTGAACACGCCGATGAATACGACTTATGGGGTACGGTGCAACGCTAAGTGACACTGTGACTCGTTGTTTTGAAAGCCTCGTCACCTTTTGCGGTATGAGGCTTTTTTACTTGCCTTTATTTTTCCTGACACTATGATTGAATGATATTGCTTCGAGGAAAAACATGAACCTTTATCTTGTGCAACACAACGCACAACATACCGTAACAACACTTACCTTACCTATCTAAGCCGGGCGTAATCGGATACGTCCGGCGCGCATGGCTGAATCTCAAAAACGTTCAGTATTAAAACCTAAAGTTAATCGTTCTACACAACCTGTTAAGCCTAGTGCTTGCTGGTATCTACGCGATGACTAAATCAATTAAGAGAGTATGTGACATGAATCAACCACCAGAAATTACGATTACGAAAAAAGATTTGGGTCAAATTGAGACATTGCTGGCATCAACGAAGCCTTTACCAGACTGTGCAGATGAATTAGAAGGGGAGCTCGCTCGAGCAAACGTTGTCTCGAATGATGCATTGCCAGAAAATGTTGTCGCGCTTGGTAGTCAGGTTACCTTTAAGATTATCGCAACTGCTGCAACCTTTACCAAAGTGTTGTGCTTACCTTCTGAAGTTAACCAAATCGATGGCGGAATCTCGGTCTTCGCACCAATAGGCGCTGCTATTCTTGGTTTATCGGAAGGACAGCAGATTGATTGGGACAGTCCAAGAGGTCAGCAGCGTATTGAAATTATTGAAGTAGCGCACAATTAAATTGTGCGCCTACTTTAGTCTTTGTCGGCGTCCTCTGTATTGTCATCATTAAGCAGTTTATTATCAATCTGCTTCGATGTTTGAACCCCGAGTTTACGGAAGTTTTCAACACGTCCAACTAGGTTACCGCGCCCCGATGACAGCTTATTCATGGCGCCATCGTAGTGCTTACGTACGCTATCAATGGCATTACCAATTTTCTGCATATCTTCGATAAAACCAACAAACTTGTCGTAAAGTTTTGCTGCTTCCGTGGCGATGACTTGCGCATTTTGATTTTGATACTCGTACTGCCAAATATTATTCACTGTGCGCAAAGCAACGAGAAGGTTGGTTGGGCTCACAAGCATAATGTTGTTATCTAAGGCCAATCGAATGAGTTCAGGATCACGGTCAACCGCAAGTAAGAACGCTGGCTCAATCGGAATAAACATCAACACATAATCAAGGGTACGCACGCCGTCGAGTTGCTGATAATTCTTTTTACCCAAACCTTTGATATGACTGCGCAGCGAGTTGACATGCTCAGTCAGTGCTTGGTCACGTTCCGTGTCATTATCGCTATTAAAGTAGCGTTCATAGGCAACTAATGACACCTTCGAATCAATCACCACATCTTTGTCATTCGGCAGGTGAACAACCACGTCTGGCTTGAAGGTTTTGCCGTCGTCATCTTTATGATGCGACTGGGTGTGGTACTCGTTGCCTTCGGTTAAACCCGACTGCTTTAAAATTCGCTCGAGCACAACTTCACCCCACGTACCCTGAGCTTTGGTATCGCCCTTAAGTGCGCGAGTTAAAGCCTCTGCTTCCGCCGCCATTTGCTTGTTCAAATCGCGTAACGAATTCACCTGCGCAGTCAGTTCCGAACGCTGTTTCAACTCTTCAGTGTATTGCTGAGTCACCTGAGTTTTGAATGCTTCAAGCTGCTGTTTAAATGGCGCTAGTGTGGTTTCAAGCGTTTGTTTACTGCTCGCTTGTAGGCGCTCTGATTTTTGTTCGAAAATTTGCTGCGCTAAGCGTTCGAACTCTTTCTTCAAACGCTCCTCACTCGCTTCCAACAACTTCTGCTTCTCTTCAGCGCCTTGCAATTTTGCACTTAAATCAGCCCGAACACCGGCTAATTCAGCTTGTAAATCGCTCCGTTGCTGCTGAACTTGCTGAAGTTGCTGTTCGCGCTG from Pseudidiomarina andamanensis includes:
- the smc gene encoding chromosome segregation protein SMC translates to MRLKHIKLVGFKSFVDPTKVPFPHQMTCVVGPNGCGKSNVIDAVRWVLGESSAKNLRGDAMTDVIFNGSSSRKPVSQASVELVFDNSSGRIQGEYANYAEISVKRLVTRDGRSDYFLNNSKCRRRDITDLFLGTGLGPRSYAIIEQGMISRLIESKPQELRIFIEEAAGISKYKERRRETENRMQHTRDNLDRLNDVRDELGTQLDKLQRQAAAARRYKDLKAQERKYKAELQALRWLAQEQQAEQIRSSIREQETELERWLAEQRGSERGTIELRELAEETKQKLDAIQQQFYQLGNDITRHEHELQAVRQQQQQREQRRHQLQAELTQLEQTLQDDKAQWQELEQQRELLTPELEIAEQQLQEAQVRLETEEQAWMQWQDDYQRHLNELQQHRDQQQQVQLQQQRAEHQIQHHQDELQRVRQELDELQREFANLSDSQLQQQLDDLSAARAQLQEQLKATDSQLTEALTETEELQVQREQLQSQQQQLLGQQRSLEHLLQAAQAENWPQAVSQWLQEQGIEPLGQVRELLQVNDTWQLATEQVVSGWLDAWVLEERPQHWPQHLGAKLVILQKHQITQDSMAMQLSGPLRQWPLLNQITCRSDAQLANEDSSVTAINQEGQCWSAGGYQAPQVAAENSQIAQQQELQSVMSELQSLEQKLALINDALSEKKLTSVELQQRREQQREHLSDVQGQYLSCSEKLQWQQQQLTALAGKQQGLEDRQISLQEQLETLQIEHQELSEHYALLQSQQQDGEDGDWQERRAQLQASRQQAQTALGQVQKAHQDCVLQIQQIESQRQHLQTLVSRVESQQRQAQEQLTMIDEPDIDSQEQLEVLALQLEELIQRREQVDEERREWANKLSEQEAQIREISSGAQGVQGQIEKVRVKLQSSQMELAALQERTRNVLAVLQEMQQPLKPVLEQLSEEANEKAWHAELERLQNAIQRLGAINLAAIEEAEVLAERKEYLDQQHEDLSSSLETLETAIRKIDKETRQRFRTTYDAVNSGLQELFPKVFGGGSAYLELTDDDLLETGVTIMARPPGKKNSTIHLLSGGEKALTALSLVFAIFRLNPAPFCLLDEVDAPLDDANVGRFCRLVEEMSATVQFIYISHNKVAMEMASHLAGVTMQEAGVSRLVAVDIDEAVALTEAS
- the cysZ gene encoding sulfate transporter CysZ; this translates as MHVYSEFGGSYIQRGFELAFQKGLRRYVLIPLTINIVLFSVAIYATFHYTTIGVEKLMAWLPGYLYWLEVLLWPLIVIGIVLIFALTFTSVANIIASPFNSLLAEQVEIRLTGKGPIDGGVAGMVRDIPRIIGRELQKIIYFIPRILGFGLLLLFVPIIGQILWFLFSGWMMTIQYADYPFDNHKIPFRTMRHELWRRSGKSLSFGCIVAVLASIPLVNLVMIPLAVCGATAMWVDHIQSAMNRSSNHSLT
- the rimO gene encoding 30S ribosomal protein S12 methylthiotransferase RimO, encoding MTVEKFQPAAVTNDSAARIGFVSLGCPKNLVDSERILTQLRTEGYDIVNSYNNADMVIVNTCGFIDSAVQESLDAIGEALNENGKVIVTGCLGAKDDEIREVHPNVLAITGPHAYEEVMGHVHQYVPKPTKIPFENLVPETGVKLTPRHFAYLKISEGCNHRCTFCIIPSMRGDLVSRPIGDVLSEAQRLANAGVKELLVISQDTSAYGVDVKHKTGFWEGQPVKTSMLALCEALGQLGVWVRLHYVYPYPSVDDVIPLMAEGKLLPYLDIPLQHANKRILKLMKRPGSADRTLERIRKWREICPDLTIRSTFIVGFPSETEEEFEELLQFLRDAQLDRVGCFTYSDVEGAKANELPDPVPEEVKQQRYARFMEVQQEISAARLQAKIGRTLSVLIDEVDEEGAIGRSYADAPEIDGLVYLNGEFNVQPGDRVDVLIEHADEYDLWGTVQR
- the rnk gene encoding nucleoside diphosphate kinase regulator; amino-acid sequence: MNQPPEITITKKDLGQIETLLASTKPLPDCADELEGELARANVVSNDALPENVVALGSQVTFKIIATAATFTKVLCLPSEVNQIDGGISVFAPIGAAILGLSEGQQIDWDSPRGQQRIEIIEVAHN
- the rmuC gene encoding DNA recombination protein RmuC; the encoded protein is MLNLELWQLVTAVATAAIIVGLVVWLILAPRNKSLQQEALQQQSFLENQLQQLREQNQQLQAGFEQRLAQREQQLQQVQQQRSDLQAELAGVRADLSAKLQGAEEKQKLLEASEERLKKEFERLAQQIFEQKSERLQASSKQTLETTLAPFKQQLEAFKTQVTQQYTEELKQRSELTAQVNSLRDLNKQMAAEAEALTRALKGDTKAQGTWGEVVLERILKQSGLTEGNEYHTQSHHKDDDGKTFKPDVVVHLPNDKDVVIDSKVSLVAYERYFNSDNDTERDQALTEHVNSLRSHIKGLGKKNYQQLDGVRTLDYVLMFIPIEPAFLLAVDRDPELIRLALDNNIMLVSPTNLLVALRTVNNIWQYEYQNQNAQVIATEAAKLYDKFVGFIEDMQKIGNAIDSVRKHYDGAMNKLSSGRGNLVGRVENFRKLGVQTSKQIDNKLLNDDNTEDADKD